The following coding sequences are from one Eublepharis macularius isolate TG4126 chromosome 19, MPM_Emac_v1.0, whole genome shotgun sequence window:
- the GPR84 gene encoding G-protein coupled receptor 84, which translates to MEIIADNFSCYDPSIVGYRYVSVSWGIVVTVVGTVGNLLTLLAYVAETKLQTRLNLLIVNLTLADLLYCTFLQPFSVDSYLHLHWRAGPDFCRVFGMLLFVSNSVSILTLCLIAVSRYLLIANTALFDRVFSRLGVILISLVTWVIGFASFAPLWPVYVLVPKVCTCSFDRIRGRPYTTILMGFYFVVGLSCVGIFYFLIHRKVKKAAHAMDQYKLKKASLKKGVHVAGTSSASPGHYQELDSGVDSTGPSQQSCESLPSEPTSKTLVPSASENSGTPPVPQPEDPPKKVAACQPKDSNTEFRRVTRMCFVVFIFFVICYIPFLLINIFDAKNRAPTVLHMIAANLTWLNSCINPVLYAAMNRQFREAYRGVLYSFTKKFRRCC; encoded by the coding sequence ATGGAGATTATCGCCGACAACTTCTCCTGCTACGACCCCTCCATCGTCGGCTACCGCTACGTCTCGGTCAGCTGGGGCATCGTGGTGACGGTTGTTGGGACGGTGGGCAACCTGCTGACCCTGCTGGCCTACGTGGCTGAGACTAAGCTACAGACACGCCTCAACCTGCTGATCGTCAACTTGACTTTGGCCGACCTCCTCTACTGCACTTTCCTGCAGCCTTTCTCTGTTGACTCCTACCTTCATCTCCACTGGCGGGCCGGCCCCGACTTCTGCCGTGTCTTTGGGATGTTGCTCTTCGTTTCCAACTCAGTCTCCATCTTAACCCTCTGCCTCATCGCTGTCAGCCGATACCTGCTCATCGCCAACACTGCCCTCTTTGACCGGGTCTTTTCCCGCCTCGGAGTGATTCTCATCAGCCTCGTCACCTGGGTCATTGGCTTCGCCAGCTTTGCACCACTGTGGCCTGTTTATGTTCTGGTGCCGAAGGTCTGCACCTGCAGCTTCGACCGCATCCGAGGCAGGCCCTACACCACCATCCTCATGGGCTTCTACTTTGTGGTAGGCCTCAGCTGCGTGGGGATCTTCTACTTCCTCATCCATCGCAAAGTCAagaaggctgcccatgccatgGATCAATACAAGCTGAAGAAAGCCAGCCTGAAGAAAGGAGTCCATGTGGCTGGAACCAGCTCGGCCTCACCAGGACATTACCAAGAACTGGACAGCGGGGTCGATAGCACAGGACCTTCCCAGCAGTCCTGTGAGAGTTTACCCTCTGAGCCGACTTCTAAAACCCTTGTTCCTTCAGCTTCTGAGAACAGTGGaactcctcctgtgcctcagccCGAGGACCCACCAAAGAAAGTGGCCGCCTGCCAGCCGAAGGACAGCAACACAGAATTCCGCCGGGTGACCCGCATGTGCTTTGTGGTCTTCATTTTCTTTGTCATCTGCTACATCCCCTTCTTGCTGATCAACATCTTCGATGCCAAAAACCGGGCCCCAACTGTCCTGCACATGATCGCCGCCAACCTCACATGGCTCAACAGCTGCATCAATCCAGTGCTTTATGCCGCCATGAACCGCCAGTTCCGCGAGGCCTACCGAGGCGTGCTCTACAGTTTCACAAAGAAGTTTCGCCGGTGCTGCTAA